The Salvelinus alpinus chromosome 35, SLU_Salpinus.1, whole genome shotgun sequence genome window below encodes:
- the LOC139564467 gene encoding putative nuclease HARBI1 isoform X3, with the protein MSSSPSLATEDSVTSKRSSIGLQVSPMSLVQWTAHTRIKAPSGAHEADFVNRKSFHSINVQMVCNADCVISNVVAKWPGSVHDSRIFRASEIYQCLSQGEFSGVLLGDRGYGCQPFLLTPFTDPQEAQQAYNHAHARTRARVEMTFGLLKARFHCLHKLRVSPVRACDITVACAVLHNVACLRKERAPRVPPAMDWDNPAIFPDDDSGRLLRDQYVLNYFS; encoded by the exons atgtcttcatctccttccctggccacagaagactctgtgacatcaaagaggagttctataggattgcag gtttccccaatgtcattggtgcagtggactgcacacacaaggataaaagccccctcaggtgcccatgaggccgattttgtgaataggaaatcctttcacagcattaatgttcag atggtctgcaatgctgactgtgtgatcagcaatgttgtggcaaaatggcctggctcagtccatgactccagaatctttcgggcctctgaaatctatcagtgcctatcacaag gtgaattctctggtgtgttgctgggagacagggggtatggctgccagccttttctcctgacacctttcacagacccccaggaagcacagcaggcctacaaccatgcccatgccaggaccagggccagagttgaaatgacctttggcctcctgaaggcacgctttcactgccttcacaaattaagggtcagccctgttagggcatgtgatattactgtggcttgtgctgtcctccacaatgtggcctgcctgaggaaggagagggcccccagagtgccaccagccatggactgggacaatccggcaatcttccctgatgacgacagtggtcggctgctgagggaccaatatgtgttgaattattttagttag
- the LOC139564467 gene encoding myb/SANT-like DNA-binding domain-containing protein 4 isoform X2: MATRAAYFSPSEAQILMEAYEEVKDIIKKKGNTATVIKQREKAWQSIADRLNALNMNGPKRTWQQVKIKYKNILQNAVKKNTHRQGTGGGSPKADLTPAEDMALELNKGRPVLEGIPGGKETSIGSSQDATRFIQVSGSTVFLLEPPAQAPDDADPGEGPSAAATAHDGDDDEEETISLDSRRHEDPDAIQWENQPGNISSQAIRKLYGNHLRRQIELADIDIQYKKKKMENLALESEIKKRTIRKLDLEIKKLERELQEDDTAQNKN; this comes from the exons atggcaactagagccgcgtacttttccccgtcggaagcacaaatcctcatggaggcatacgaggaggtaaaagatataattaagaagaaaggcaacaccgccacagtgataaagcaaagagaaaaagcgtggcaaagtattgcagaccgcctgaatgc attaaacatgaacgggccaaaacggacatggcagcaggtcaaaatcaaatacaagaacattctgcagaatg cagtgaaaaagaatacccacagacaaggcacgggtggtgggtcaccaaaggctgaccttaccccagcagaggacatggccttggagctaaataaaggcaggcccgtcttagaggggatccctggggggaaagagacgagcataggttcctcccaagatgccacccgcttcattcaag tgtctggcagcactgtgttcctgttagagccaccagcacaagcaccagacgatgctgatcca ggtgaaggccccagtgcagcagcaacagcacatgatggagacgatgatgaggaggagaccatctctctggattccagaaggcatgag gacccagatgctatacagtgggaaaaccagcctggcaacata agctcacaagctatcagaaagttgtatggcaaccacctccggcgccaaatagaactggcagacatagacattcagtacaagaagaaaaagatggaaaatcttgcactggagtccgaaataaaaaagaggacaattaggaaactggaccttgaaataaaaaaacttgagagggag ctccaagaagatgacacagctcaaaataaaaattag
- the LOC139564467 gene encoding myb/SANT-like DNA-binding domain-containing protein 4 isoform X1 — translation MATRAAYFSPSEAQILMEAYEEVKDIIKKKGNTATVIKQREKAWQSIADRLNALNMNGPKRTWQQVKIKYKNILQNAVKKNTHRQGTGGGSPKADLTPAEDMALELNKGRPVLEGIPGGKETSIGSSQDATRFIQVSGSTVFLLEPPAQAPDDADPGEGPSAAATAHDGDDDEEETISLDSRRHEDPDAIQWENQPGNISSQAIRKLYGNHLRRQIELADIDIQYKKKKMENLALESEIKKRTIRKLDLEIKKLEREVRYAFNVHCMLTVTQMY, via the exons atggcaactagagccgcgtacttttccccgtcggaagcacaaatcctcatggaggcatacgaggaggtaaaagatataattaagaagaaaggcaacaccgccacagtgataaagcaaagagaaaaagcgtggcaaagtattgcagaccgcctgaatgc attaaacatgaacgggccaaaacggacatggcagcaggtcaaaatcaaatacaagaacattctgcagaatg cagtgaaaaagaatacccacagacaaggcacgggtggtgggtcaccaaaggctgaccttaccccagcagaggacatggccttggagctaaataaaggcaggcccgtcttagaggggatccctggggggaaagagacgagcataggttcctcccaagatgccacccgcttcattcaag tgtctggcagcactgtgttcctgttagagccaccagcacaagcaccagacgatgctgatcca ggtgaaggccccagtgcagcagcaacagcacatgatggagacgatgatgaggaggagaccatctctctggattccagaaggcatgag gacccagatgctatacagtgggaaaaccagcctggcaacata agctcacaagctatcagaaagttgtatggcaaccacctccggcgccaaatagaactggcagacatagacattcagtacaagaagaaaaagatggaaaatcttgcactggagtccgaaataaaaaagaggacaattaggaaactggaccttgaaataaaaaaacttgagagggaggtgagatatgccttcaatgtacactgtatgctaactgtaacacaaatgtattaa